The nucleotide sequence tGATCTAACATTTATCGGTTCATAGTTTCAATGAAGTTTTAGATTTAATGAGTCTTCTTCAAGAGTTTCTGACAGTTAGGTTAAAATAGATAAGTTGGACAGCCATAACAAATAACATTTGATGCAAGCAATTCCACTGGTACgatttatatcatttttatgAAGAATCTTTAATAAATTGACTCACTTTATTGACAATTCTTTCGATGAAACACTGTCGAAAGCTGTTATTTCCACGAAACTGGCGAGAACATTTGCCTTCAATCATCTTCGATAGTGGGGCTATGAAAATAATGTAAAGGTTCATATATCTGGATAGTCGTTTGACTGTCAATACTAGTAAGGAGAACAAATTCAATCCTTCTAAAACATTTTAAGACTTCTTTTTGCAATCTGAGCCATATATTGCATCATCATAATTGTTGTATGGTCGTAAAAAATTTGGTGTGTATTACTACGGAATGTTCAGTTATATTTCATACTTGCAAATATGGTCTCTTTTAGCTCAAAACCTTTGATAGCGGTGTGTGTAATTACTATTTCCGAAGAATTTATTCCATTCAGTGATAATAATGTATAGAAAATCATGAGGCATGACATGTGTTTGGACTCAATTTAGTCCATCATTCATCTGATTAACTCATTTTTATATGTTTACGGTGATGACCTGAGCGCATGGCACTCATTTTGTTCCAATTACTGCCATACTATGCGTTGTCTACTGACTGAGGCTAGTGACTTGGTTCAGCTGAACGACTGATAGTTGTGTAACAAGCCAATgtgttgtaaataaataacgACATATGACTTGGGAATTTTTGAATTACAAGATAGATTGCGTATTTTTCTCCATGTATTAAtgttatgaaaataataattaaccaCTACTGTTCTTGTTGATTGCTTGTTTTAGATTTGGTTGTGTCGATTGGCCTTATTAGTTCGTACGCAAAATTATAAATTGGCTGAACATGAATTTGCTACTTTTCATAACATGGAAGCACCGAATTTCTATTTTGAATATTCTCCCCAAAGATATCCTGGACGGACAGGtactgaagtatatatatataggggtGTTGTGTTCATTGAGCTAAATGATTTAGTCGCAGAGCTTTCAATTCCATTCTTGACATCTTAAGCGCCTATTTCATGTAGAAGTTACTTCACAGGTGCTATGTCAGCTCGTCCTGATGGCTTTGCTTGTGATTGGCTGTCTTGGTTGATTTTTCTGTTTTCACCTGCTCTCGGTTTTCTGTTTGACTATCTTTGCCGTTGATCTCTGGCCTTGTGATTGATTTCGTCGTTTCTCTAATAGTCTCTATATACATAATCATTTGCATGCACTGATATCATCAATAATATATCGTATCACCTTACTGTTTATTTATGGGTAGGTGAAGGCGTCCACTTTTTTTAATATATTCTTCACAGTATAACTTATATTGTAGAAGGTATTGAGTTTTCCTTCTTTTACTGTTGTGTCTTTTGGCGTCCATAGTGTGGTTGTGTTAGTTTCTGAACGTCATCGATCTCAAAAGACTCCAGAATCCCTATGACAGTTTCAGAGATATTTTTCACATACGGTAGCACAACTTGTTTCTCGGTTTCCGGGATTGGTTACTTAACGATATATCTATTGATTAGGCACTTTTTAGTGAATTTTTCGGGAATGCCATTCTTATGAAAGACTAACAGATGCTTTTCCTAAATTTTTCATGTGGTGGGAGTGCTGCAGTTGGCTTAGACTCTTTTGGTCATTGTCTGGACACAACTGTTAGCATGTTGCCAGATTGTTGCTGTATGACTTGGTTCCCTGCATACTTGTTTTTCTCCGTTGATTAGAACATTCaggaataatattttgtttccCATATCCTTTGTAATTGTAACATTATCGAATATGTTGTCGGTTAACTTATGAGTATTCTTAGGTTTGTTACTTTTGAAGATAACAAATTTGTTATCTACATAACGTATTCAAATCTTTGGCTTGATCATTGACAAAGTTGTAGCTTCAAATCTTTTCATTACAGCTTCTGTGATTGgtgaagcgaatgtccggcgctttaatcggatcccaaaccaatggtgcacacgggttccagtatcctgagggaacaaatggcgtatgaaccaattgttggtcaccggcttccatgggactgcatctccttacgatgctccactgccttatggatcaggccttcaggtcgaaggctcggggagtggccccttaaGGAagccacctgtttcggtttgggcacccgggcattatcacagccctcacacatatcgaatgggatttgtgtggcgcatatgtatttggtgcctccttgtaccaatatctatgtgttaaaataataatagtaatctgTGATTGGTCCTGATATAGGGTACCTCATTGTAGTCTTTTTTATTTGTCAGTAAATCTGACTACTGAATTAAAAGTACGTTCAAGAAACAGATCTGTGAATTCTGTCTATTTCGAGTACTATATTTTTGTGTTCTATGAGTTCATCGTTGCTGAGAAGTCTCGATATTGTATTTGTAATGAGCTTCGCTTTTACTAAAGTGAAATGAACCGCAAAATCCAAGGTCATTGTTACTTCGTCGTTGGTCAGTTGTAAATTTTTGATCTTGTTTCAGAACTGTGTTGAGGAGTTGACCGAATGATTGTACAATCCAGTCAGATGTTCTACTATCGTGTAGAGTTTTTTTAGTATATGGTAGGTTGGTATCTCTGGTGTTGACATGGATGGTTAAAATGGTACATTGGGTTTGTGCAACTTCGGTCTTCTGTAAAATCAAGGAAAATAAGTCCATCATATCTTCTTTGTCACTGGTGTTGGTTTGTAGTTTATCCGCCTTTGACGAGTTTTCCTAGAGTTTTATTCATTAGACTGTCTATTCTTTAATAGAATTTTTCACTAGTGTTTCGTATGCATTGTTATCTTTGATTAGGTCCTCAACTTTCTGAATGTAATTTTCTTCATTCATAAATACTGTTGTCCATCGTTTGTCTCCTGGTACGATGAAGGTGTTCTTCTTTTCagtctttttttttaaactatttaCTTCTCTGTAATATATGTGGGGTTAAGCTGATATGAAATTTTCGGACTAGCTCACCTCTACATGAAGTGGACACTAAAGATCTTGTTAACAATAAGCTCAGAGAACACAACTCCACCAAAACCACTGACCTGAGCTGTGAATCTCCGTCAttccaatatatatgtgtatgctACATTTGCGTTGTTTTtcgttttatattattttactgTTTAAATTCAATAGGAATGAATTTTTTATCGGTTACAAATCTGCACAATGGCAATTAATGTAGCTCATTAACGAGGCACATATTCACGTAAAGAGTTTTTCTGTCACAGTTTCTATATAACGCTACCCAACTGTCCAGTGGGGTAGCTGGGGTGAAGTTCGGACCTTTAGTTTGTTAACTGAAATCTAAGTGCTTTAACGAATAGGTTACCACTCCCTATTAAATTCATAACAGGTAAGTAACTGGCATGATTTCTCAACTCATCTGCAGGTTAAAATTGTTATCATTTGGTGCTTATCTAAAATAATTGTATTTCAGCATACTGTACCACATTATGAGATAATCTCAGTCTTTTTAGCTCGTTGATGTATCAACAGACTATATCCGCTATCAATGGTGTTAAAGTAGTATTTATGAATTGTACTCACTCTTTCGGAACTATTGTTTTATTTGGTCCCTGTACGTTCAATGATGTCTTTGGTtcttgttgtaacgggtgactgcagattagatgggcagcgttttattgatcgattcagtgacacgtaaaacacgcacggacgacctagagtcccgattggccctgcttcgctgtctaacccagccagttgagtccagaacacaagtcacagcctctgagatatgaatcgttgtatttcagacatactctatttatataccaaccaagcagaccacatcgtaccataaaaatagaaaacaacatctgtacagtatttaacgagtgaaataaataatgaccAATAGGAATTGTACATTTAAAGTctaaggacatcattagacttaacatgataatgattggtagattattctgcatccataacaGTTCTAGTCAAAAACACCTTACTCAACCTTAGTGTTACtaactgttatgaccttgaagttgagggttcaaaacttttctccaccccgtcgccaattgttatgaccttggatgtctgacttttcgatcacacgacttatctaccaatccgaatacgacttatacgaatcttcacactaggccaaccaatgacgttcaaccggtgtgggcagtttagcgtccttattggtcctatgtcctacgagcccttccacttgagtccagaacacaataccagcttccgaatcagagcagatcgtttatttcatgcatacttggtttatatatcaatcacacagaccgcaacgtaccataaaataggaaataatatttgtacacaaataagcccaaaaagtggctgtgaatgtgggaggcagtagttaataaactgaacataacttaagaaccgtaaatcgtacaataataaattataggccaaaatatagcttgtcataagagggatataaatatacatagtgtaattgttgagtagttatacaataagaatattagtccatgaatagtcctcggaagttacctgtaatttaatctccactcggatataacacctcccttttttttttgaaaattacaactttagattctgattaaaaaaaaagaattatatgtgactttaaattcctcaacattctcctcctcctcgaaataatgttgggtccttatggctccaaattacaactagtaggactttatttaaaccatgtttctcgtattgactggagaatccactaaaaatgactagatgatgatgaacgacctttgacctgagttcattattttcaaattcattatgaatctcgttagcagataacgagtcattaagaaagtcaacgtctaacagaattaaattagatttttggccatcattcgactcagctgacatatttccctcattgttataagaagtttcatcaaaatcatatgcattattctgagaatcaatatctggcacactgtcattagaaatgggataagttgactcaatataaaattctgtcttccggtgattttgagtaacatctggtacaatttggttcatcgtgttgctccagttattttctgaatacgagtcaccatagctttctcgactaatagcacgtggaccacaattttgttcgagctgacgtttattttcgcagctagacagtaccagtagtgtttcatttgattctggactctgagcatcatctacaggatctggctcctgatcatctggtattgtcacaacttcatgtgcatttagcacaatattttcttgctctgagctggacacgttaccaatattacgttttccttctggcaAAGGTAATGgatatgaatgattttgtaaaGCGTCATTTAATCCTGTTGAAAAATCTGCACAAAGGCGAATAGCTCCGCTCGCTTTCTGAACTACTACAATTGGTGCTGCCCATGCCGAATAATTAACAGGTTGTATAACACCGAGTTCCTCTAGTCGGTCTAATTCTTTGTCGACTTTGTCAATAGCTGCATATGGAACTTGACGCTTTGGACGGAAAACAGGTTTTACATCCTGTCGTAGGTATAATTTTGCCTTCTCAATTGTGCAGCATCCCAATTGATTCTGGAACAAGTTTTTATGTTTCTGCAAAAGATCTTCTATCGTTACGACTTTCTTGGTTACATGAACTGCGGGTGGATCTCTAGGATTATTTGCGCCTTTCATTgtgcatatttcatttaatggtacatcccataaatttagtttatctatCCAGTCTATACCAATAAGGTCTAACTCATGTCTGTTCGTTAAGTAGCAATTTCCTGTAAAGTAATTACCTCGGAATTTAACAGAGCATTTTATCATTCCcacaagtttcaatatatcTCCGGACGCATTCCGTGCAGTGTGCTCTGTTGGTAATACTTTCGGACACCCAATTAAATACCAAGTTCGTCTCGAGATTAGTGTGATATCTGACGCTGTGTCCAATTGCAATCGAATATAAACACCATTAACAATTAATTCCACATATCTTCTTTTATTCGCTACGCTTAGAGCCCGTGTAGAATATACGctgtttatatacttattttcgtACTGGTGCGGACGTCTGGTTCGTTTTGGTCTTAAACTTTCTCTAGTTCGGCAGACTAATTCTTTGTGGCCAACTTTATTGCATATAGTGCATCTATGATTTCTAAACCGGCAAAATCTTGAGAAATGCCATGCACCACAATACCAACATTTAGTTGCAGGTTTAGGAGCTTTTGAGTGATATTTATGACTTTTGGTACTATTTTGTCTTTGACCTGTCTTGACAGCATGAACAGAATTTGAGGGCACAACACTTTTGGTTTCCAGCATAGCTGTATCttgttttaggtttattaatcGTTGACATTCAGTGGTGATAGTTTGTAACGTCATTTCATCATCATGTTCCATACGGGATAACAACTTCATGCGAAAGTCAGCATCAACAGGAGAGTTCAGACCAGAAATGaataataagcatttaaattgatcactggttaatacatttaatttaaatcgttCTGCTTGTAAATTTACTCTTCCGGCGTACGTATTATAATCTTCATCAGCCTCTTTAGTCAGCTGTAGACAGTTATACCGGATACGGAATAAAGACGCCTgttcacaaaacattttatttaggatGTTAACAGTTTCATCGAAATTAACTTCTCGCGGATGTTTAGGCAGAATAtggtttttatacttttgatgctcattaggaccaagtttctgtaatagCAGCCGGACTTTCTTTGCATCATCCATAGTAGCAAATTCTACTCGaaaaatatcttctactctgCCGAACCATGCTTCAAAAGTGTGACCGCTGTctgcatcaaatataaattctggAATTGGATTGAGATATGATTCTATACTTCTATAATCTGGATTACCTTGTTGAATAGATAGTTTACCCAAAAGTGCCTCCAATAGTTGTTGTTGCGAAGCTAACATTTGATGCTGCTGCTGTAATAATAACTGCAATTGTTCTGAAGAATCtgacatttttttttttttttaaaataaaaattttactgctaataataatattaatccaaaaatcaccggcaactTATTACagataatttatttccaaaatctgagtcaccacttgtattattattatttctttgttgccaaattccccgtcgccaattgttatgaccttgcgtctcccaattattttgtttttgccaaaatccccgtcgccaattgttatgaccttgaagttgagggttcaaaacttttctccaccccgtcgccaattgttatgaccttggatgtctgacttttcgatcacacgacttatctaccaatccgaatacgacttatacgaatcttcacactaggccaaccaatgacgttcaaccggtgtgggcagtttagcgtccttattggtcctatgtcctacgagcccttccacttgagtccagaacacaataccagcttccgaatcagagcagatcgtttatttcatgcatacttggtttatatatcaatcacacagaccgcaacgtaccataaaataggaaataatatttgtacacaaataagcccaaaaagtggctgtgaatgtgggaggcagtagttaataaactgaacataacttaagaaccgtaaatcgtacaataataaattataggccaaaatatagcttgtcataagagggatataaatatacatagtgtaattgttgagtagttatacaataagaatattagtccatgaatagtcctcggaagttacctgtaatttaatctccactcggatataacactaaCATGAAATTGCTGTTGAGCATGAGCGATACTACGTTTGGTACTTGAATAATTTGGGTTGATTTTAATAGTCTGGTTGATGAATCATATCAGTTGTAATCCTAATAATTCCAATCATCTTCATGTTTTACCATATGAGTCTGAATTATTTTCGTGGTACGTTCTTGATTGTTTGCTCAGTCGTGAGTGAATTGTAATCACCTAATTAACTCTAATTCTAACTCACACAATATTAATCAAATACAAAATATTACTAAATGTCAATTTGCGGAAATGTTTCGAAAATATTGTACTACTCACGTTCTAGACGAGATTGTGAACAGAGTTCATAGGTCGTTATCATTCGCTCAAACGCAAAGACTAGTGCTGTTGAAGTGAATCTATATCACTTGTGCTCTTGTACTTTTTATTACTTTAAAACTGCACTTTTgatcatttttgtttttctctccTCTTAGGTTCTATCATTCCATTTTCTTTAAGACTACTTCATGCTGAATTAccatttaatttaaatcgtACAAATGAAGCATTAGATCGTCTATATTACTTATTAGCTATTATTGGTCGAGTACGTTTATTTGCAATTGGTTGAAATTTTTTGATGAAGTGCTACTTATTTTAGTCTTTATTGTTGACCCCTTAACTATGCTTCGACTTAAAGTCTAGTAATAACAACTgtatttacttttatttcacCGTGCAGTATCTCTACATTCCTCATACATTAGATGGATGAGTACACATACGTGTGTATATACTTACTGTGTCAGAAATACACCACGTCAAAGGAACTTACAATATCATGACGAATTAGAGAGATACAATTCAAAAACGTAAATAAGATATACCGAATAATCGAGTTCGATAAAGAACAAAACCAAGGtagatttcatttatttacaagtCTTACTGTTTGTAATAAAACTAGCAGAAACCTTCAGGAAACTCGTCAGGTTCATTTTGAGTCATACCTGATGACACCTCAAGTCACTGAGTTGCACGGTATGTAAGACCTTGCCTATGTATTCACGATAAATCTATAAGTATCGGCCCAGCACATCAACCTTTCTTCCTGCGGTTCTCTATCGTAAACTGATTGTCTCAGCTTTTTAGTGTCAGGAAAGCAATGTGTGGTTTGAATAACATTTGGAGGGGGCAGCATGCATGAAAAGTATCTAGGTGGCCGAATAGGGTATTTCAAGATTATAATTATTTGAGAAATTATATATGGTATACTATAAATGTTACTGGATCTCGGCATTACTTACGCAGTAGTGAAATCGTATATATGTAGTCCTTCGAAGATAACGATGACTGATTACAGAATACTCGCCGGAAATCATCTCAAAGAGTCTAGTTGTCCGAATCATAATCCGAAATTCCTCTCATTGGCTAGACTATCGAAAATTTTGATATAGATCTTGCAACCCTGTTTACTACATGATTTGTTGATTATTTCCGAGAATGTGACCACTAAATTTGTCCACAAACAGTCAAAATACCCACCCATTGTTAAAAGTTATTTGTGATCTAACTGGAGCAATGTCCAAATCATAAAAACGTTTATACTGTTTAAATGTATGCGTGTAAACTTATTGGTATTAATCACTTAAGCAATTCATTTTCTCAAACCGTCAAGTATGTATTTGAATCACTACCAGTTTAGTTTGAATAACTAAGTCTTTTTACTAAAAAGTTGTACACTTGGTCGGCATTTAGTCTTTGACACGGTTTTGAATCTTGGTTAGTGAGAAATGATTTTACTGAAGGAAGAGTATAAGTTCATCAAAAATTCACTCTGTTGAACCTTGCTGGCTAAATATATTACAACCACAtcttcaaattcacttggtattgtttacctgagtcttcccattgatgtttaagagtgcaattgaccagtctcttattggcatctATGCATACTGTGTgcattgccttaattcacaaatattctaagcaaagatggttagtggctagtagtggaatgcatgactcgcgtttcgtcctatttgggactcgtcaactgggtatacctgcattccagagttgatgtccactcctggactcgaacctagtaccgttcgtttcaaacaccatcgcgttactcacttagctactgatcagttgcagtcctaaacatcaatggtaagattcaagtaaacaatactaagtgaatttaaacttcgccccattgcacaagcaagtggctatcaggactcagtagctaagtggataacgcgatggcgtttgaagcgaacgatactgggttcgagtcccagagtgaacattaactctggaatgcaggtacgtccagctaccaggtcccaaataggaagaaactcgagtcccggattccactgctagccactatcaatcttAACTATATCTTCGTTTTATGGATAACCCACGTTCACTTGACTGAAAATTTCTATAGTGTTGTTCATTACGTTACCCTTCTGAGAATTTCTATAATGGTATTCTGTCCTCATCCAACTTGTGTTTATGTGCTCACTTTAGAATCATGCATGTGTGACGTTTGAGAATACAACCTTTCTGTTAAAACTAAATTAAGTGTGTAACAGGATTCTTTAAAGTTGAATACTTAAAGTATGATCAGCTTATGATCTTGGGATCCCCTATCTAAGATCGCTACTATTAGAAACTTTGTTTCGTCTCTTCTTTCACGAACAGTAATCAAAGCAGTTTTTATTATccattaatttaaaatatgtGGGGTTTAATCAGTCTAGACACTTTCAAGCATTAGGATCGTGAATAGTTAGGAGAAAAGCTAGACCCAGTTGTGACGTTAAAACCTGTTAAGTTGTTGAGTTATTGGTGCGACGTATTAAGAATTATTTACTTCCTGAGTGAGGTGGTGTAAATGATGGAGATTATGCAGTCTAACTAGTGTAGTTTTGTGCGATTTACCCCATTATTTGtcatatttttttagaaattaattttcagtttagtttcttttttctaaCTCTAGATTCAAAGTAATTTAGAGAAAGGCTTTAGAGAGGATGGTTCAATAAGTGAACCAGATCTTGTTTACCGACAAGGTATGAATATTTTATACTACaatgaactatatatatatatatatatatcgtcatATATACTCAGCTATGATACTATATATTGATTGTGATTTATAGTCACCTGTCACATTATTCTAAAACAGTTCCTAATGGATCCAAAATATTCAAGAGTGTGGTAATTATCCTATTGATTTATGTGCAATCTTGAAGCCAGTTTTCGTAACAGACTGACACATTACACCGGAGAATCAGCGAGAAACAATGGGAGAGATAAAAAAACTTTCATCCGAGCTTCAAACTCCTCAATGGTGAGCACTAACGAGTGCACATGGTCTTGAACTCAGGAACTCCAAGTTTTGCAGTGAACACTACCTTATTCACTGAATGAGTTAGATTTCAGTAGTCCATATTTTCAAACATTATTCTTATTTTTCGTTGTTTAATTGTTACTGTTATTATGAATGACCTTACCATTCGAATTCATAGAGAGATTAAATTAAACAACAAATGTAAGTCATATCATAAATGTGCTCTAGTCATACAGTGAGGATGATTTTTAACTTTGGCCTAACTACTCAACGATATTGTACTTCGAAATACAGCCTGGATCAAACTACGTGACAGAATAA is from Schistosoma haematobium chromosome 6, whole genome shotgun sequence and encodes:
- the TM9SF3_1 gene encoding Transmembrane 9 super member 3 (EggNog:ENOG410VBEM~COG:U), which gives rise to MGKDYEIGGSGSTSAFDPFHYLLAQYTGDEPNVNAIQRVPSIELRSQSGDDLKKLINNGWYTCALNLTYRILSAAGFKNDESEAVLSPYTAQIWLCRLALLVRTQNYKLAEHEFATFHNMEAPNFYFEYSPQRYPGRTGSIIPFSLRLLHAELPFNLNRTNEALDRLYYLLAIIGRVRLFAIG